A segment of the Excalfactoria chinensis isolate bCotChi1 chromosome Z, bCotChi1.hap2, whole genome shotgun sequence genome:
AAAACTAACTACAGCAAGAGGTAAGGCATCCACAGCAACACGGATCATTAAGTCAAAACGTGGTACCTTGGGGGCAATAAATCCTGTTGGAATAGCTCCAGAAACACTGGATGAATACACTTCATTTAAGTTTCCATAATGTGACACCAGTGTCGCCACAACAATAACTACTAGCTCTGTGGGAAGAGGGAATTTCAGCTTATGCTTGTACCGATCTCCCAGTTCTTTAGCAGTAACCAGTACTACAATACAAATGGCACTTGTAATGATATCGCAAATGTTAGCCTGAGAAATGTTCCTGAAAATGTTAATCCAAGTAATAACAAGCATCCCATGCCCTTGGCTACGTGGGATTTTTATTCCAATCAGATACTTCACTTGAGCTGTTAAAATTGTTAAGGAAGCACCAGTTGCAAAGCCATCTAGAACAGACTCAGACAGGTACATAGATACGAAACCCAGACGGAAGACTCCCATTAGAACCTGTGGAgacacaataaaagaaaaaaaaaaaaaaaaaaaaagatgagccTTAAATGACACTGCAAGTAAGTACAGGTGGGAGAGAAATAGCTGGAGGCAGATAGCATTTCACTAGTTGAATATTAAAGCAGGAGTTattcttcagtgtttccaaTCTGCTTTTAAAACGTGATTCCTGTTACTGTTATGGGATGCTGCAAAACCAAAGGATGAATTAGAAGTTTGAAAACTAATCAAATTGAACTCCCGAACTCCCAATATTGTTCTATAGAAAGTCCAGTGAAATGGCatgtctgatttttatttcccaagCCAAAGAACAATGGTTAAAAAAGCGCTGCTGTGTcaactctgtttttttcctgactaAAGTGGTTACAACTTACTTGTAGAGCTTTACAAGAGAATTTGAGTGACAGCAGCTAAGTTCTCTGGTGGGATGGTTAAATTAAGCAGCTTTTGATGTTAGCCTTGTGAACAGAAGGGAAAGTGGATCACAGTCTTTATGGCACACCTAAGATCAGAAATGGCAGAAGAGACCACAAACTTTCACAGATCTTAGAATATTGTCCTAACtagttgctgctgcttcttttgatgGCTTTGGAAAATATAGCTTCGTATTTCATTGTTCATGTACACGACCTGAAAGTTCTTAGTAAAAGGAAAGGTCTTCCCTCTTAATTTTTATGTAGACAATTAACAGGTATGTTCATTGTGCTTCCTTATGTGTTCTCTTGATATCTGTATGATGGGCAGCAGATTGATGAGTGTCCAACAGTCCAACAAAGCCACTGTCTGAAATTTAGGTTAGTCTACTTCCTCATTTCCTTactgctttctctcctttctgacTTATCACTGGATAATGCTTTGGTACAACATAGCATCTGGTAGTGAAACACTGAGGAGTATCTTCTGAGCTAGTGTAGGTGAATGGGCCTGCACCTTTATTAAAATATCTAGGGAGACAACATTAtttagaagcacagaatcatatttttcattgttgAAGTACATAGGTACTTCAGAATTCCCCTCATTATGAGATTTGTATTTGATTCACAGTCCCATGAAATCAGCAAGGCTAAGAGGTAGTAGGGTGTTAAAGCAATGTTACTAGCTTTGCAAATgactgttgttttatttgtgctTGCTTGTAGATTATAAGACTGACTACATCATGTTTTCTGTGACTTGCCTGCAGAGTTAGGCTTCCTTGATAAAACAGTCCAAGATCATTCAAATGAAATGATGCTGTGTCTCTCATGGAAGGACAGTCAAAACAGAGCTTAGGTCATGCAAGAAAGCTAATTTACTAATTTCATACTTGGTCTCTGAATATCAGCAACCACTTACCTGATACACTCCAGCCACAAATGTCAGGGCTGTAGCAATGCCTATGGCATAGCATTCTTTTCCACATTCAGCATTCATCCCCTCAGTGGTAAGGTTGAAAACAGTTGTGTTGGACTGGCTGTCAGTCTGCAGGGAGCCATGGCCCAAGGCTGGTGTGGCATCATCATTCAAGTCGAACCCAGCTAAGAGAAGCTCTCGGTCCACCACTTGTCCCACCATTAAACTTATCAAGCTGAAAATGCCCACTGAGACATGACGAGATGTGCCCATTAAGAAGTAGATGATGTTGGCAAAGAAAGATGTATAAAGACTGTAAATGGGCTTCAGGCCCGCCAGTAGTGAGTATGCAATTGCTTGGGGCACCAAAATGATCCCAATCACTAACCCAGACATAACATCACCCCAGATATATTCTTTGCACTGGTATTTGGGAAGCCATCGTAAAACAGGAAAGAAGTCCATTACAAAGTTCTTCAGTTTCCTTGGGGTGCAGGAGAAGCTCTTTCTCAGCTTGGCTAGCACAATCTCTTTCCTATTAGGCTTCACACGGGTCTTTCTTTCcatgaaaaaggaggaagaagtgctgttttcCATCTTCGTAGCTTCAAGTGGTCTTTCCATTGTCCTAGTGTTTACTTCATGTATCTTTTCCTGTAGTGTGAAGAAAATGTCTCTTAGATTAGAGCTagtgaatgtttttttttttagcacagaTGCATAATGATAATAGTTTGTCTTCCTTTGAAAAAGCTTTTATGGAAATGTTATCCCAACACAGGACTCTGGTGGCTGGGCACGTAACACTAAGAAACAAATCTTCAAATTGACCCTTTCCTACAAAAACTTAAATATGCCTGTGATTGAATCCAGTTTGTTTtactaagaaaaaaacctgaGTTAAAATAGTCATCTCCTTGTATGGCAGATAATTCCAGGTCTTCCAGATGCTGCATCATAGAAAGCTCTGTCATAAGAGGCAGCACTTGATGGTACAAAATAAGTATGTAGTAGTGGGGTAGTCTGTGGTCTTTCTAATAGTGTATCTCTAAGAACTGACGTGGAATTTGTGTGTTATAGTGATCTGTCACTGCAGATGTCCTGAGCACACAGTGGGTGGTTTTTGCTAGTAGAACCTGCAAAACCAGAGTTCCCTGGGGCACAACAAATTAGTCTCAGGCAAAAAAATTGTGCACAAACCACTGATGACTTTAGAAATTGTATTTAGTCCTAATAACTGCTGTTTAACATCTGGAAGTGTGATTGATAAACAAATGCATACATTGCCAAAACTGTAAGCTTTTTAAATGTAGGCACCCTTAATAGAGGGTGGCTCATTATAAAGTATTCTATATCTGTCCTGCTTAAGGTGTTTATCCTGCTTATGAACTTTTTCAAGATTTTAACAGATACCTTTTGTCAgcaaattgaaaacaaatataaacTATGTTTATGGACCCAATGCAgaagtcttaaaaataaaaaaataaataaaaaaatccaagtaTTGTTTTGTATGACACAATATAAGTGCTGTGGTCATCCAGAGTTTAACTACATCTTGAAACAGGGTGCTTAAATGTTTAAAGTATGTAGTTTGTAGCATGCCAAAGAGATTATTGTTGGAGATGTGTGGAGTGCTTGTCcaaactgaaaataatctgCATGGtagtttaaatatattttcaaatattagtAGATTTATATCCATCCCAGTTACATTAAGTCATCTTTGACTCCCACTGTATGCATTTCTTTGTTACAGCTTCTTTCCATCATAAAAAATTACAGTTCTAGTTCTAGTGTAATTATTTAGAAAGATTGATATCAGTTTCTAGTTGTACTGTCGTATATAGTTTTGACTCTACTGTATTGAGAGGTTACGCTAGGCAAGACATGCTTAGACAGCAAGGTTAGATCTAACCTTCATTAGAACACAGAGGTGAGAGAAAAGAGAGGTTACGGCACCAAGAAGATTACTTAAGAACATATAATTAAAGTTTATGGAATGCTAAATGCTCGAAACTGTAAAGAACACACTCATTTAAAATGATTCAAAAAAACAGTGCTTCCTCTCTTACCTCAATTAGCTTAGAGAGTCTTGTACTTGAGGACTGCAAGTTCTATTCAAATGCCACCTACTTCTTACAGCCAAGTGAATTCAGACAGccaagaaataaatacagtggccTTGTTTAACATAGTTACAAGCTAGTGGGCAGTTCAATATCCAATGCTCGCTTTTGATAGGCTAtgtaaaaaagattttattgGCTTCTGTACTCCAGGCTCAGATGCTTAATTGTACAGTTGCTGTCTGCTATCTTCTGATCTTGCACAGTTTACTTGAAATaaatttgtattaaaatgaaatcaacaATAAAACACCATTAACAGACATGTACAGCCTGTGCAGCTTCCTGAGGGGTGGTAGTAGcttttaatatataatattttcagaatagAGTTTCTCTGTCAAATCTGTTAAGAGATACTGTGTCTGAGTGTTAATTTTGTAATATGTCTTGGCTGTACTGTATAATCTGTATAATATCTGCTCTGCTGGATAATCAGAATGGTAGTTTGTtgtaaaagcaaactaaaaagcttatttgggggaaaaaaaatgtacacgTTCTTTCAGAATTTTAGCCTAAGGTCAAAAACCCTTCCtgatggaaaaatgttttcaagttaAAAAGTAAATACTAACATGAGAtccttttcttcagttctttttcctcctgaaaatAAGGACTTCCTTCCTGTAAACAACCATTTCTTCTACTGGAGGTGTTTTCAGACTGCCATGTCAAATGAGCAGGCTAGCTGTGAAATAACTCTAAAAGGAGTTATCGGTTTCCATTTTTGGCAGATACTGTTAATGATTATAACTTAATTGAAGCATTTAGAATGTAGTAAAGCCACAGCAAATAATGGAGTGGATGTCGTTaccagcaaaacatttttcagctaTGCAAACCAAGAGTTCTTAGACTGCCAGTAGCTTAGCAATAACTTAATTGCTTCACTAGGAGGAAATGGAATTCCACTGCGAATACCAGCTATTGCCCTTACCTTTGTGTAGCCTAGCAGAGAGCTGGAAACTTCCAGTACTCGTGCCAGCCCCAAAAACAGGATGGGGAGGGACAAATCTGTACATTTCTGTGCATAAGTGACTAGCCAACTGATTCTGGCACTGAGATACAACACTGTCCTTCCTCAGTGGCAACACTTGAGCAATATTCAGGCACCCTAAAGGTGTTAATAAAAACTCTGCTGTTTTGCTAAAATCACTTTTCAGTTCTGCCCACGCTCATTGACATGTAGGAACAGGGACAGCTCATGTTTTCAGCTGCCTCTTACCCCATGGAACCTTCACAGAACATAGTATTTGCCTTCAATCAAATGAAGGCTTCCTGTTGCTCACTGAAGGTGCTGTTCTTAGTGGCAGCATGCCAATGAAGCATGGTATAGAATGTGCCCATCTATTGCATTTAACTTAGATACTGGAACATTCTCAAGTGTTTACTATGTGTGAAAGCAACATGCTACACATATGACCAATTCATATCATTACAATAGGTAATTTTTGATGGTAACAGGTAATTTTTGATGTTTGGAATCTTAAAGTTTTTTTTCAAATTGTCCATGGTAACATGAGCAAAAAACACatgtattattttctgctttagcCCCAAACCCATCATTTGATCAGGATAAATGCAGTGACTCAGTTCACCTCGTGAAGcagtgaaacaaagcaaagaattaTTCAAGCCAAGCAAACTACTGACTTTCCAACTGGCATTAGTCCCAcctttcttcctgtcttttcaCCATACCATGGAACTGACAAAAGCTCTCTCTGTGAGAGGAAGCATTCATCACAGCACGTTCAATGGGATTTATCTCACAGATTCCCTCACAGGCAGTCACTGACGGGACACATGTAACCATTCTGCCTGACTGAGCTATTTCTATGGAACAGCACAAGCTGCTACAAAAAAGGGTCCTGatgcttccttttgtttcccCATCATGAtcttccacaaagaaaaagaatgaaactgTATGtctaaaaagaaacagcaagataATCCTACTTCTCTTTGCTAAGGTGATCTTAGAAAAGCTATGTGTTGGAAATCAGAAATCATAATTCTGCCCTAGCGTCAATCTTGCTGTAATAGTGACTGCCAGTGTAAGATGGGATGGAACCCTGTGTATGATTCAAGCTAAGTGTTgatgcttgtatttttttctgtattcaaTGAAAGATGGCTAAAAGGTAGTATGGGTGGAGCGAGTTTTGCATTTATAGTTAGAACTTTTATTGTAGTTTTGTTgcataaatcacagaaaaaaacatgagaCACCTCACTTCATCTAGCTATTTGGTTTAAAATGTGTTAGTGTTGAGCTAAACTGTTCgtattatttgtatttcatgtcCACAGCCTTTTCTGCTTGAAAGAAACCTCTCTCTCCAGTGGCTATGACTACATTACTATTCTGTTTCTGAGCATTAACACAGTTTTGAAAAAAATCCCAATAGCTTTGCTTACTGTGCATTGATTCAATGTGGAGAGGAGTGCTATGCATGCAAACCAGCCTTTTTCAAAGGAGAATACCCAGAAGCTTTGCCCCTGTGTAACCCGACTTATGGGGATACAAAAGCCTGAGCCAAAAATTGTTTTTTGGGGTGGATTCAAGTAGATGTTTATTTCACTACCATGAAATAAAATTGTCTCAACTGCTTATAATATAGTACTGTTTCTGCATTTACTGTTTTGATTTATTAAATTTTTATTGTACAGAATTACTTGGAAACATTGACATAGACAGTGAgttttagaaatgaaacaggagaagttaaatgaatgtttccttctgtcttgCATAAGCAGTTGTGTTTCCAGCATTAGATAACCAGGGCCTAAACGTGTTTGGAAGCAAACTCAAGCAAGGTGCCCACAATCAAAACCATTTACTTAAGAGCTGATCTAGGAAACTTTCCCACTATAGGCCAAGAATACTGTGGTGCTTTTGAAGAAAAGTGTGTGAAACTTGATGGGCACAGTTTATTCTGACTAATTGGGCAAGCTATCTTGgctttaaagcatttttctgttttgtttcaattcTCTacttatcacagtatcacagtatcatgcaagttggaagggaccttagagatcattgagtccaactcccaggattcgagccttctgtgtagcagagtggcacttctaccacttgcaccacaggggggattcgaacccaggcctccagtgttgcaagcggcacttctaccactgcaccaccggggcaCATGAATATTCACTTATATGaaagtgaaagaggaaaaaatatttagagTGCTGTATTTCTAACTAAAATCTCAAAATCACAGTTTTTACTTCCGGCTCTAAATCTAATCTAGTATTTTCAGGGCAatttaaggtctttttcaaaCGTATGCATTCACAAATATATTTGATTCAGTTCCCATTTCCCCAAAGGATTGACCCTTCGTGCAGTGTCTCAGTGAGAAGGAGGACTACCACATAATGATCCCAGAGGTCATAAGCAGGCCAGAAGAGAAACGGCACAGTCAAACAGCAGCTATTTTTAAGGCTGTCTCAACAGATCACCCATGGGAGTGATTAgaccttggaaataaataatcaggTGGTTAGGGTGGCTCTCCAGGAACTATTTTTGTTCAGGGTTTCTAGAACATGCTGATCAAAATACAGGGAAGACTACATTGTTCTTCTGGAGAGTCCTAGGGCATGAATgccaaagggatgttttctATAGGGGCTAAAGAGTACTCcttaaaatcagatttctttctttcgGAAAGGTAGCTGGTCCAAAGTGAAAGtctgttgtttaaaaaagtCTTCCAATAGGGCTCTCCCGAGACCTTAGTCTCCAATTGCGGTGCTAAACAGAAAACTCTTTTCTGCCCTATGCTTTTGCTGGATGGTTGTTCCATGGCTGTTAAACCATTTTATGCTGttgtagagaaaaataaataaatagctcatactcatgtttttttccccattgccTACCTTGATATCTTAGGTTTACTACAACCAATAAAGACAATACTTACTGTTCATTACTCTTACCTAATCTCTCTGAAGATGCTCAGTTTAAATAATAATACTCTCTGAACCAACCAAGTTTCATATATTACTTTATAAGTACAAATAGGAACAAGCCAAATACCAGTCTTAAACTCTTAGACCAGGTTCATAGGAAAAATTACTTCTATCCCAGTTGCAGACTACAAGTTTAAAAACCTTCATCTAGTATCTAtcttacagaaacacagaataatgACTAATCTTACAAATCAGCACCAGtgtacaaaataaatgaaaagagaacGTTTTGAGCATTTGAGAACAAGCATAGAATGAGCAAAACCTGAGTTTAGAAGTGTGGAAGGCAAGACAAGTCTCTTACCTGAATAACTTCTTGACAGAAATGTTCAGCTCTGTTTTTGCATGTTGGAATGAATGAAAGTCGTCAGTCTGGCTTTGATCTATTTGCATAAATGATAATTATTAACTAGGCAGCCTTCAAGAGAGGAATTGGTAGTTAAGGAATCTTCGGCTTTCTGCTTGGTAGTGTGCTGTCACTTGTACTTCTCTGAAAACTTCAATATATGTGCAGCACTCACTGACTTGGAGTTTAAATAATACGTGAGATTATTAATTAACTAACAGTGATCCAAAAATTATGCTGAGTTCAGGCTAGCACACTTCTGACCTTtgaagctgtttcttctttgagattttctctgctttatgcATCCTCGTATAGCATtagcttttaattttatgtGTGGCGCAAGAACTGAACTGCAGTCTTGTCTAAGATTCGTGTATTTCATGGTCTGGAGTAAGtattctgctctttgctgagAACAGGGCTGCTGGAGGTCAGAGTTCCATTCCTCCAGGTCACTGCATTTAGATCACAAGATCTCTGTTATTTGTGTAAACAAGAGACTGTAAAATGTAGGCAGGTCAGTGGGACAAAGACTGTGTTAAGTTTAAAGTGTGTAAATGACCAAGTCTCTTCACCAAGAGAAGTTGTGCCTGACCAAGGTAGTGGCCTTCAGTGGTGGAGTGACAgcattggtggacaaagggGAGGCAAGTGATGTTCCCCACTACATCCTTATCTTTGTATTGGAGAGATACTGATTTGGAGGGTGGACTGTTTGCTGGATAAGGAATTCGCTGGAAGATCGCAGCCAGACagttgtggtcagtggctctGCTTTcaggtggaggccagtgacAAGCAGTGTCCCCAAGGGGTATGTCTTGAGACTGGCTGACTTTTTGTCAGTGACATAAATTATGGGTTGGAGTgtatcctcagcaagtttgctgatgacaccagaGATAAGTGTTACAGTTGATACTGCGGAAGAAAGGGATactatccagagggaccttgataaACATGAAaggtgggcccatgtgaacctaatgaggttaAGTAAAGCAATGTGCAAGTTTTTGCACTTGGATTGGGATAATCCCAGATTTGTATGCAGAGTGGGAGAATAACTCCTTTAGAGTAGCACTGCTGAGAAGGATTTAAGGGTCTTGGTAGTTAAAAAACTTAACATGAActagcagtgtgtgcttgcagcctggaa
Coding sequences within it:
- the SLC26A1 gene encoding sulfate anion transporter 1 isoform X2; protein product: MERPLEATKMENSTSSSFFMERKTRVKPNRKEIVLAKLRKSFSCTPRKLKNFVMDFFPVLRWLPKYQCKEYIWGDVMSGLVIGIILVPQAIAYSLLAGLKPIYSLYTSFFANIIYFLMGTSRHVSVGIFSLISLMVGQVVDRELLLAGFDLNDDATPALGHGSLQTDSQSNTTVFNLTTEGMNAECGKECYAIGIATALTFVAGVYQVLMGVFRLGFVSMYLSESVLDGFATGASLTILTAQVKYLIGIKIPRSQGHGMLVITWINIFRNISQANICDIITSAICIVVLVTAKELGDRYKHKLKFPLPTELVVIVVATLVSHYGNLNEVYSSSVSGAIPTGFIAPKVPRFDLMIRVAVDALPLAVVSFVFTVSLSEMCAKKYAYTIRANQEMFAVGFCNIIPSFFHSFATSAALAKTLVKTSTGCQTQVSGVISAMVVLLVLLFLAPLFYSLQKCVLACIIIVSLRGALRKFQDVPERYHVNKVDTVVWVVTMSASALISTEIGLLVGIVFSMLCIIVRTQQPRTALLGQIQDTNFYEDDLEYENLSSVPKVKIFRFEAPLYYANRNYFLKSLYRLTDLDPNLEAARRKKYEKKERQHLKKGNQPTVNGLSSRDTTLQLVPKQIDFQALILDCSSIPFLDTTGVNTLKEILKDYKELNISVLLACCNPSVIDSLKRGGYFGKDSGGMQEMLFYSIHNAVQFAKDQRLTADCSV